The Lycium ferocissimum isolate CSIRO_LF1 chromosome 1, AGI_CSIRO_Lferr_CH_V1, whole genome shotgun sequence genome includes a region encoding these proteins:
- the LOC132065397 gene encoding ankyrin repeat-containing protein ITN1-like, which yields MPMDRQLYLAVQQGELKVLDEYKNQITTELTPYKNTVLHVAAEFADLSWIQAEQFLGVVGPDLLFSLNSNGDTCIHVAARQGHFNLVKPLIGYMKNHQGLDIEACQELLRITNNDGDTALHKAVRYGHHNIVKLLVKEDADFFHPPNNAGKTPLYLALEGGDEDSAKLILCNSKSLSYAGPCGTTALHAAAIYNATGCMDMILRNEPSLTKQVDDLGWSPLHFAAYFGFELLVRTLLMADKQMASETTKEDNKTPLHLAAINGKLKAMEEILEQCPDSLEAVTTQGQNVLHLVAENIVDYVKPIQVQSPHLPERYKYLMGKKVQSILERKLAKRKNDKGAPSWKERANTHLIVATLITTVSFAAGFTLPGGYNGDDGPDKGMAILSKKAALKAFAIADTIAMISSTAAVFLHYLATYDQGTISRFRYLGAGTLVMVAMVAMVVAFMAGLYTVLPNSEGIALVICVMCSLSLVVFIILLGKRIYDEYYGFRKIEKEEGS from the exons ATGCCGATGGATCGACAGTTATACTTAGCTGTCCAGCAAGGTGAGttgaaggtgttggatgaatACAAGAACCAAATTACAACCGAATTAACTCCTTATAAGAACACCGTCCTCCATGTCGCGGCTGAATTTGCTGATTTATCTTGGATACAAGCCGAGCAGTTTCTTGGAGTGGTTGGTCCAGACTTGCTTTTCAGCTTGAATTCTAATGGAGATACTTGCATTCATGTGGCTGCCAGGCAAGGCCATTTCAATCTTGTCAAGCCTCTCATTGGCTACATGAAAAATCATCAAGGGCTCGACATCGAGGCATGCCAGGAGTTGCTAAGGATTACCAATAACGATGGAGACACGGCCTTGCACAAAGCTGTAAGATACGGGCATCACAACATTGTGAAACTCTTGGTAAAAGAAGATGCTGACTTCTTTCATCCACCTAACAATGCTGGGAAAACTCCACTCTATTTAGCTCTGGAGGGAGGAGATGAAGATTCTGCAAAATTGATCTTGTGCAACTCTAAGTCATTATCTTATGCTGGGCCTTGTGGCACAACTGCGTTACATGCTGCAGCGATATATAATGCAACAG GATGCATGGACATGATATTAAGAAATGAACCAAGTCTAACAAAACAAGTAGATGATTTGGGATGGAGTCCTCTCCATTTCGCAGCATACTTTGGGTTTGAACTGCTGGTAAGGACACTATTAATGGCAGATAAACAGATGGCTTCTGAAACCACGAAAGAAGACAATAAAACACCTCTGCATTTAGCAGCCATTAATGGTAAATTAAAGGCAATGGAAGAGATTTTAGAGCAGTGTCCAGATTCCTTAGAGGCAGTGACTACTCAAGGCCAAAATGTTCTTCACCTTGTAGCAGAAAATATTGTTGATTATGTTAAGCCAATCCAGGTTCAAAGCCCTCATCTTCCAGAAAGAT ACAAA TATTTAATGGGAAAGAAGGTGCAGAGCATTCTTGAGAGAAAATTGGCTAAACGAAAGAATGACAAAGGTGCACCAAGCTGGAAAGAAAGAGCAAACACACATTTGATAGTTGCTACACTCATAACAACAGTTTCTTTCGCTGCTGGCTTTACCCTTCCTGGTGGCTACAATGGTGATGACGGTCCAGACAAAGGCATGGCAATCCTATCGAAGAAAGCAGCCTTGAAAGCATTTGCAATAGCAGATACCATTGCAATGATATCATCTACTGCTGCGGTATTTCTGCATTACCTTGCTACCTATGACCAAGGGACCATAAGCCGTTTTCGTTACTTAGGCGCTGGGACTCTTGTCATGGTTGCCATGGTAGCAATGGTTGTAGCATTCATGGCTGGCTTGTATACGGTGCTGCCTAATTCTGAAGGCATAGCTTTAGTTATCTGTGTAATGTGTTCTTTGTCACTTGTTGTTTTTATAATTCTTTTGGGTAAGCGTATCTATGATGAATATTACGGCTTTAGAAagattgaaaaagaagaagggtcTTAA